The Polyangiaceae bacterium genome includes a region encoding these proteins:
- a CDS encoding ABC transporter permease subunit, translating to MLARIAVISLNTYREAVRARVLHGLFGLAIATGAYALIVGQFALRDTLRVVSDLGSASISLYAIVVAIVLGATSLYRELELKTIFPILARPIRRSEYLIGKYLGTLLTLAVFVAANAGALLCALGALAGGSLAAALGLGVGSAALAGLVAWKRPRLGTYVPILWALVMLIGGWLLAAGAVDDRRVILGAAALTVCEVAIVAAIATLFASFSSPFLTAVFTFGVFIVGRSADTLARLPHRVFGRTIQAAGEALSKVVPNLMVYVPPRPLLTGEAAGVPLGEYVAWAALSALAWAAGLLAFASLVFRRRDFL from the coding sequence ATGCTGGCGCGCATCGCAGTCATCTCGCTCAACACCTACCGCGAAGCGGTGCGTGCCCGGGTGTTGCACGGGCTGTTCGGGCTCGCCATCGCCACCGGGGCCTACGCGCTGATCGTGGGACAGTTCGCGCTGCGTGACACCTTGCGCGTGGTGAGCGATCTGGGCTCGGCGTCGATCTCGCTCTACGCCATCGTGGTCGCGATCGTGCTGGGCGCGACCAGCCTGTATCGCGAGCTCGAGCTGAAGACGATCTTCCCGATCCTCGCCCGACCCATCCGTCGCTCCGAGTACCTGATCGGCAAGTACCTGGGCACGCTGCTCACGCTGGCCGTGTTCGTCGCGGCCAACGCCGGAGCGCTGCTCTGCGCGCTCGGTGCCCTGGCGGGGGGCAGCCTGGCCGCGGCGCTGGGCCTGGGCGTCGGCAGCGCGGCGCTGGCTGGGCTAGTCGCCTGGAAGCGACCGCGGCTCGGCACCTACGTGCCCATCCTCTGGGCCCTGGTGATGTTGATCGGCGGCTGGTTGCTGGCGGCCGGAGCGGTGGACGACCGCCGCGTGATCCTCGGCGCCGCGGCGTTGACCGTATGCGAGGTCGCCATCGTCGCGGCCATCGCGACGCTGTTCGCCTCGTTCTCCTCTCCGTTCCTCACGGCGGTCTTCACCTTCGGCGTGTTCATCGTGGGACGCTCGGCGGATACGCTGGCCAGGCTCCCGCACCGGGTCTTCGGCCGCACCATTCAGGCGGCTGGCGAGGCGTTGAGCAAGGTCGTGCCGAACCTGATGGTGTACGTGCCACCTCGCCCGCTCTTGACCGGAGAAGCGGCGGGCGTGCCGCTCGGCGAGTACGTCGCCTGGGCGGCGCTGTCCGCGCTGGCCTGGGCGGCGGGGCTGCTCGCCTTCGCCAGCCTGGTGTTCCGGCGGCGCGACTTCCTGTGA
- a CDS encoding SRPBCC family protein, with protein MVLSRAGGRYVGGVSYQVVRASPAEVLAALGDMRELPQMLPRTKSARLVDVTRRGARVELTQGTRLVETTYTVTLRRVGASELRFRLDPSRPHGIRDVWGYVRARPIGSGATLVTVAVALDVGPGLTRALFEDRIQAVILSTPRHIRDYLEPRALARTEASGSPRGM; from the coding sequence ATGGTGCTGTCGCGGGCCGGGGGCCGCTACGTCGGCGGCGTGTCCTACCAGGTCGTGCGGGCGTCGCCCGCGGAGGTGCTGGCGGCGCTCGGGGACATGCGCGAGCTGCCGCAGATGCTGCCGCGCACCAAGTCCGCCCGGCTGGTGGACGTCACCCGGCGTGGGGCCAGGGTGGAGCTGACCCAGGGCACGCGACTCGTGGAGACCACCTACACCGTGACGCTCAGGCGGGTAGGCGCGAGCGAGCTCAGGTTCCGGCTGGACCCGAGCCGTCCTCACGGGATCCGAGACGTTTGGGGGTACGTCCGGGCCCGACCCATCGGGTCGGGGGCGACGCTGGTCACGGTCGCGGTCGCCCTGGACGTCGGTCCGGGGCTGACCCGGGCGCTCTTCGAGGACCGGATCCAGGCGGTCATCCTGAGCACGCCGCGCCACATCCGGGACTATCTCGAGCCCCGCGCGCTCGCCCGGACGGAGGCCTCCGGCTCGCCGCGCGGCATGTGA
- a CDS encoding sensor histidine kinase, translating into MTVRLGRTTLGFQLTVEDGGPVVPAAARPDVLRRRSDPTALGRPEGLSLLIADVAAPLLGAKLSLGETPSGRSVVELTTG; encoded by the coding sequence GTGACGGTGCGCCTCGGGCGGACTACGCTGGGCTTTCAGCTCACGGTCGAGGACGGGGGCCCCGTAGTCCCCGCAGCGGCGCGCCCGGACGTGCTTCGCCGCCGCTCGGATCCGACGGCTCTGGGTCGACCCGAGGGCCTCTCGCTCTTGATCGCCGACGTGGCGGCGCCGCTCCTGGGCGCCAAGCTTTCCCTGGGCGAAACGCCCTCCGGTCGTTCGGTCGTCGAGCTGACGACGGGCTAG
- a CDS encoding response regulator: protein MRILVVEDQDSIRRMIEALIQARGYEVTAVANGAKAIDAVMTQSFDLVLLDLMLPGQYDGFEVCQRLKSDPATRTVPVVIISALDDPESRKKAADAGASAYYTKPFSPIALLKEIERLKTQASG, encoded by the coding sequence ATGCGCATACTGGTCGTCGAAGATCAGGACTCGATTCGCCGGATGATCGAGGCCTTGATTCAGGCCCGGGGCTACGAAGTCACCGCGGTCGCCAACGGCGCGAAGGCCATCGACGCCGTGATGACCCAGAGCTTCGATCTGGTCCTGCTCGACCTCATGTTGCCGGGTCAATACGACGGCTTCGAGGTCTGCCAGCGACTCAAGTCGGATCCGGCGACCCGCACCGTGCCCGTGGTGATCATCAGCGCCCTAGACGACCCGGAGTCGCGCAAGAAGGCCGCGGACGCCGGCGCCTCGGCCTACTACACCAAGCCGTTCAGCCCGATCGCGTTGCTCAAAGAGATCGAGCGCTTGAAGACGCAAGCCAGCGGTTGA
- a CDS encoding protein kinase codes for MSESQAQKDGEVLVPSEVSCPSCKHSNGAGSRYCSQCGVRLGTASFEDLEGPASKRVTGFGTLSEVRETADPDQPIADPLIGTTVAGRYRIIEPLGRGGMGVVYRVEHARIGKLMALKLLTGELGRDPEIVARFKREALMVSKLSHPNTVQVFDFGVAEGLTYLAMEYLRGDDLGHIVRHSGPLDPERCAKIIIQVCSSLGEAHGLGIVHRDLKPENIFILSGHSDSDVVKVLDFGLAKLRESPELGEVTSRGAIVGTPYYMSPEQIRGEAADPRSDIYSLGALMYAVITGEPVFDAPRPMGVLTKHLTDLPVSPSAKFPQLNIPKGISGVIMRALEKDPARRFQSVTELQFSLISELRTQGATNSVEILLDSGQMHALTRSADDAATRDEVERYERKLRRRGLYYWALVAAVLVAVPLGAWAFLVKSAQSEGFDGREREPNNAASEANPVPFGETVRGQIARRLDPERSDRDFYRVRIPKDAGHVSVKTTGLPNMALCTYVYRVGLETPLGRYCTGAAGRPLRVSASSSNRASTCSP; via the coding sequence GTGAGCGAGAGCCAGGCGCAGAAGGACGGCGAGGTCCTGGTCCCGAGCGAGGTCTCGTGCCCCTCCTGCAAGCACTCGAACGGCGCCGGATCGCGCTACTGCTCGCAGTGCGGGGTGCGCCTCGGGACTGCCTCGTTCGAGGATCTGGAAGGGCCGGCCTCCAAGCGCGTCACCGGCTTCGGCACCCTGAGCGAGGTGCGCGAGACGGCGGACCCCGATCAGCCGATCGCCGACCCGCTGATCGGGACCACGGTGGCGGGGCGCTATCGCATCATCGAGCCGCTCGGCCGCGGCGGCATGGGCGTGGTCTACCGCGTCGAGCACGCGCGCATCGGCAAGCTGATGGCGCTCAAGCTGCTCACCGGCGAGCTGGGCCGCGACCCCGAGATCGTCGCGCGCTTCAAGCGCGAGGCCCTGATGGTCAGCAAGCTCAGCCACCCGAACACCGTCCAGGTGTTCGACTTCGGCGTCGCCGAGGGCCTGACCTACCTGGCGATGGAGTACCTCCGAGGCGACGACTTGGGCCACATCGTGCGCCACTCCGGGCCGCTGGACCCGGAGCGCTGCGCCAAGATCATCATCCAGGTGTGCAGCTCGCTCGGGGAAGCGCACGGCCTCGGCATCGTGCACCGGGATCTCAAGCCGGAGAACATCTTCATCTTGAGCGGCCACTCCGACAGCGACGTGGTCAAGGTGCTGGATTTCGGCCTGGCCAAGCTCAGGGAATCGCCGGAGCTCGGCGAGGTGACCTCCCGCGGCGCCATCGTGGGTACGCCCTACTACATGTCCCCGGAGCAGATCCGCGGCGAAGCCGCTGACCCCCGGAGCGACATCTACTCGCTCGGCGCGCTGATGTACGCCGTCATCACCGGTGAGCCGGTGTTCGACGCACCGAGGCCGATGGGCGTCTTGACCAAGCACCTGACGGACCTGCCGGTCTCACCCAGCGCGAAGTTCCCTCAGCTGAACATTCCGAAAGGGATCAGCGGCGTCATCATGCGGGCGTTGGAGAAAGACCCCGCCCGCCGCTTCCAGAGCGTCACCGAGCTGCAGTTCTCCCTGATCAGCGAGCTCAGGACGCAGGGCGCCACCAACAGCGTGGAGATCTTGCTCGACTCCGGCCAGATGCACGCGCTCACCCGCAGCGCCGACGACGCCGCCACCCGCGACGAGGTCGAGCGCTACGAGCGGAAGCTGCGACGCCGCGGCCTGTACTACTGGGCGCTGGTGGCCGCGGTGCTCGTCGCCGTGCCGCTCGGCGCGTGGGCGTTCCTGGTGAAGAGCGCGCAAAGCGAGGGCTTCGACGGACGCGAGCGCGAGCCGAACAACGCCGCCAGCGAGGCCAATCCCGTGCCCTTCGGCGAGACGGTCCGCGGCCAGATCGCCCGCCGCCTGGATCCCGAGCGCAGCGATCGAGACTTCTACCGCGTGCGCATCCCCAAGGACGCGGGCCACGTCAGCGTGAAGACGACCGGGCTGCCCAACATGGCCCTCTGCACCTACGTGTACCGCGTCGGGCTCGAGACGCCGCTCGGGCGCTACTGCACCGGAGCCGCCGGGCGCCCGCTCCGGGTCTCGGCCTCGAGCTCGAACCGGGCGAGCACTTGTTCGCCGTGA